From a single Oncorhynchus tshawytscha isolate Ot180627B linkage group LG33, Otsh_v2.0, whole genome shotgun sequence genomic region:
- the LOC112230944 gene encoding mediator of RNA polymerase II transcription subunit 15 isoform X1 → MFSIYAFWCCIHSKPTFAACLKTMSAMEVPGPESDWRSPAFRQKVVAQIEEAMRKAGTAHTKSSNDMENHVYVKAKSREEYLSLVARLIIHFRDIHKKAQGGGLDPMNALTNLTGVPGVPGGIAMGPRPPGAPMGGMGTMGQMQMGQHAMAGVAGNPQAIGGPGQMQMQQIAQQQQSIQFQQFQAQQQQTAMQQQQQTAMQQQQTAMQQQTAIQQQQFQVQQQLKLQQLQQQHHQNQQLQQQHQNQQQQQAQNQQQQNQMHPSRLQQQQQIVQLQLQQQHAQAQAQAQAQAQAQAQAQAQAQSIQHMVQQQQQVQAQSQPQAAQLPPHSQQQQGMVPQSLAGQMTTQHVPISSLSQQQQQLKIQALQARAIQQQQVQQAQQAAQQAQQAAAQAQLAAAVPGQMMMPRLGMQIPPRLPRAAPNPAIPPNSATMGGQQMPQVQQHQMMSSPSPVQVQTPQSMPPPPQPQPSPQPPSSQPNSVSSSGPTPSPGGFQPSPSPQPSHSPATARTPQNYSVPSPGPLNTPGNPSSVMSPSGANQQEDQQYMEKLKQLSKYIEPLRRMINKIDKNEDRKKDLSKMKSLLNILTDPNTRCPLRTLQKCEIALEKLKNDMAVPTPPPPPVPCTKQQYLCQPLLDAVMANIRSPVFNHSLYRTFAPAMTAIHGPPIMGPIIAARKRKHEEDDRQTIPNILQGEVARLNAKFLVNLDPSFCSNNGTVHLICKLDDKNLPSVPPLQLSIPADYPDQSPQWADDGQVYGANPFLQNVHRNMTSKLLQLPDKHSVTALLNTWAQSVRQACLSAA, encoded by the exons ATGTTTTCTATTTATGCTTTTTGGTGCTGCATTCATTCAAAGCCTACATTTGCGGCTTGTCTGAAAACCATGTCTGCAATGGAGGTCCCAGGACCAGAAAGCGATTGGAGAAGCCCTGCATTCCGACAGAAAGTTGTTGCACAAAT TGAAGAGGCGATGAGAAAGGCTGGGACTGCACACACGAAGTCCAGCAATGATATGGAGAATCATGTTTATGTCAAAGCCAAATCTAGA GAAGAATACTTGTCCCTGGTAGCAAGGTTGATCATTCACTTCAGAGACATTC ATAAAAAGGCACAAGGAGGAGGTCTGG ATCCCATGAATGCCCTAACAAATCTCACAGGGGTTCCAGGGGTTCCAGGGGGCATCGCCATGGGGCCTAGGCCACCTGGTGCACCCATGGGTGGCATGGGGACCATGGGGCAGATGCAAATGGGTCAGCATGCAATGGCAGGTGTGGCTGGAAATCCTCAAGCGA TAGGAGGTCCAGGGCAGATGCAGATGCAGCAGATTGCCCAGCAGCAGCAGTCCATTCAGTTCCAGCAGTTCCAGGCACAGCAGCAACAGACAGCCATGCAACAACAGCAACAGACGGCcatgcagcagcagcagacagctATGCAACAACAGACAGCCATACAGCAGCAGCAGTTTCAGGTCCAGCAGCAGCTGAAGCTGCAACAGTTACAGCAGCAACACCATCAGAATCAACAGCTCCAACAGCAGCACCaaaaccagcagcagcagcaggcccaaAACCAGCAACAACAGAACCAG ATGCACCCATCAAGGCTCCAGCAACAACAGCAGATAGTTCAGTTACAACTCCAACAGCAGCATGCCCAGGCCCAGGCACAAGCTCAAGCCCAGGCCCAAGCCCAGGCCCAAGCACAAGCCCAGGCGCAGTCCATTCAGCACATggtccagcagcagcagcaggttcaggcccagtctcagccccaggcGGCCCAGCTACCCCCCCActcccagcagcagcagggcATGGTGCCCCAGTCTCTCGCTGGACAGATGACCACACAGCACGTGCCCATCAGCTCGCTcagtcagcagcagcaacagctcaAGATCCAAGCATTGCAG GCTAGAGCGATACAGCAGCAGCAAGTCCAGCAGGCTCAGCAGGCAGCGCAGCAAGCCCAACAGGCGGCAGCCCAGGCCCAGCTAGCTGCAGCAGTACCTGGACAG ATGATGATGCCCCGCCTTGGGATGCAAATTCCACCCCGGTTGCCCCGCGCTGCCCCGAACCCCGCCATACCTCCAAACTCTGCTACCATGGGAGGACAGCAAATGCCACAG GTTCAGCAGCACCAGATGATGTCATCGCCCTCGCCGGTACAGGTGCAGACCCCCCAGTCCatgcccccccctccccagccACAGCCATCCCCACAGCCCCCGTCCTCCCAGCCCAACTCAGTCAG CAGTTCTGGTCCCACACCGTCGCCAGGTGGCTTCCAGCCTAGCCCATCCCCCCAGCCCTCGCATAGCCCAGCCACCGCACGCACCCCCCAGAACTATAGCGTCCCCTCCCCAGGACCCCTCAACACCCCAG GGAACCCCAGTTCAGTGATGAGTCCATCCGGGGCCAATCAGCAGGAGGACCAGCAGTACATGGAGAAACTCAAACAGCTGTCAAAATACATCGAGCCGCTGCGCAGGATGATCAACAAGATAGACAAAAATGAAG ATAGGAAAAAGGACCTGAGTAAGATGAAGAGCCTGCTGAACATTCTCACTGACCCCAACACAAG GTGTCCTCTCAGAACCTTGCAGAAGTGTGAGATAGCACTGGAGAAACTGAAGAATGATATGGCTGTG CCGACGCCACCCCCTCCACCTGTGCCCTGCACCAAGCAGCAGTACCTGTGCCAGCCCCTCTTGGATGCCGTCATGGCAAACATCCGTTCGCCTGTCTTCAACCATTCCCTGTACCGTACCTTCGCCCCAGCCATGACAGCCATCCACGGGCCGCCCATCAT GGGCCCCATCATCGCGGCCCGGAAGAGGAAACACGAGGAGGATGACCGTCAGACCATCCCCAACATCCTGCAGGGGGAGGTGGCCCGTCTTAATGCCAAGTTCCTGGTCAACCTGGACCCTTCGTTCTGCAGTAACAACGGCACTGTGCACCTCATCTGTAAACTAG ATGATAAGAACCTGCCAAGTGTGCCGCCTCTCCAGCTCAGCATCCCAGCAGACTACCCAGACCAGAGCCCTCAGTGGGCAGACGACGGGCAAGTGTATG GTGCTAACCCCTTCCTACAAAATGTTCACAGAAATATGACCTCCAAGCTCCTACAGCTCCCAGACAAGCACTCAGTGACTGCACTTCTCAATACTTGGGCCCAGAGTGTCAGACAAGCCTGTCTTTCAGCAGCATAG
- the LOC112230944 gene encoding mediator of RNA polymerase II transcription subunit 15 isoform X4 produces the protein MSAMEVPGPESDWRSPAFRQKVVAQIEEAMRKAGTAHTKSSNDMENHVYVKAKSREEYLSLVARLIIHFRDIHKKAQGGGLDPMNALTNLTGVPGVPGGIAMGPRPPGAPMGGMGTMGQMQMGQHAMAGVAGNPQAIGGPGQMQMQQIAQQQQSIQFQQFQAQQQQTAMQQQQQTAMQQQQTAMQQQTAIQQQQFQVQQQLKLQQLQQQHHQNQQLQQQHQNQQQQQAQNQQQQNQMHPSRLQQQQQIVQLQLQQQHAQAQAQAQAQAQAQAQAQAQAQSIQHMVQQQQQVQAQSQPQAAQLPPHSQQQQGMVPQSLAGQMTTQHVPISSLSQQQQQLKIQALQARAIQQQQVQQAQQAAQQAQQAAAQAQLAAAVPGQMMMPRLGMQIPPRLPRAAPNPAIPPNSATMGGQQMPQVQQHQMMSSPSPVQVQTPQSMPPPPQPQPSPQPPSSQPNSVSSSGPTPSPGGFQPSPSPQPSHSPATARTPQNYSVPSPGPLNTPGNPSSVMSPSGANQQEDQQYMEKLKQLSKYIEPLRRMINKIDKNEDRKKDLSKMKSLLNILTDPNTRCPLRTLQKCEIALEKLKNDMAVPTPPPPPVPCTKQQYLCQPLLDAVMANIRSPVFNHSLYRTFAPAMTAIHGPPIMGPIIAARKRKHEEDDRQTIPNILQGEVARLNAKFLVNLDPSFCSNNGTVHLICKLDDKNLPSVPPLQLSIPADYPDQSPQWADDGQVYGANPFLQNVHRNMTSKLLQLPDKHSVTALLNTWAQSVRQACLSAA, from the exons ATGTCTGCAATGGAGGTCCCAGGACCAGAAAGCGATTGGAGAAGCCCTGCATTCCGACAGAAAGTTGTTGCACAAAT TGAAGAGGCGATGAGAAAGGCTGGGACTGCACACACGAAGTCCAGCAATGATATGGAGAATCATGTTTATGTCAAAGCCAAATCTAGA GAAGAATACTTGTCCCTGGTAGCAAGGTTGATCATTCACTTCAGAGACATTC ATAAAAAGGCACAAGGAGGAGGTCTGG ATCCCATGAATGCCCTAACAAATCTCACAGGGGTTCCAGGGGTTCCAGGGGGCATCGCCATGGGGCCTAGGCCACCTGGTGCACCCATGGGTGGCATGGGGACCATGGGGCAGATGCAAATGGGTCAGCATGCAATGGCAGGTGTGGCTGGAAATCCTCAAGCGA TAGGAGGTCCAGGGCAGATGCAGATGCAGCAGATTGCCCAGCAGCAGCAGTCCATTCAGTTCCAGCAGTTCCAGGCACAGCAGCAACAGACAGCCATGCAACAACAGCAACAGACGGCcatgcagcagcagcagacagctATGCAACAACAGACAGCCATACAGCAGCAGCAGTTTCAGGTCCAGCAGCAGCTGAAGCTGCAACAGTTACAGCAGCAACACCATCAGAATCAACAGCTCCAACAGCAGCACCaaaaccagcagcagcagcaggcccaaAACCAGCAACAACAGAACCAG ATGCACCCATCAAGGCTCCAGCAACAACAGCAGATAGTTCAGTTACAACTCCAACAGCAGCATGCCCAGGCCCAGGCACAAGCTCAAGCCCAGGCCCAAGCCCAGGCCCAAGCACAAGCCCAGGCGCAGTCCATTCAGCACATggtccagcagcagcagcaggttcaggcccagtctcagccccaggcGGCCCAGCTACCCCCCCActcccagcagcagcagggcATGGTGCCCCAGTCTCTCGCTGGACAGATGACCACACAGCACGTGCCCATCAGCTCGCTcagtcagcagcagcaacagctcaAGATCCAAGCATTGCAG GCTAGAGCGATACAGCAGCAGCAAGTCCAGCAGGCTCAGCAGGCAGCGCAGCAAGCCCAACAGGCGGCAGCCCAGGCCCAGCTAGCTGCAGCAGTACCTGGACAG ATGATGATGCCCCGCCTTGGGATGCAAATTCCACCCCGGTTGCCCCGCGCTGCCCCGAACCCCGCCATACCTCCAAACTCTGCTACCATGGGAGGACAGCAAATGCCACAG GTTCAGCAGCACCAGATGATGTCATCGCCCTCGCCGGTACAGGTGCAGACCCCCCAGTCCatgcccccccctccccagccACAGCCATCCCCACAGCCCCCGTCCTCCCAGCCCAACTCAGTCAG CAGTTCTGGTCCCACACCGTCGCCAGGTGGCTTCCAGCCTAGCCCATCCCCCCAGCCCTCGCATAGCCCAGCCACCGCACGCACCCCCCAGAACTATAGCGTCCCCTCCCCAGGACCCCTCAACACCCCAG GGAACCCCAGTTCAGTGATGAGTCCATCCGGGGCCAATCAGCAGGAGGACCAGCAGTACATGGAGAAACTCAAACAGCTGTCAAAATACATCGAGCCGCTGCGCAGGATGATCAACAAGATAGACAAAAATGAAG ATAGGAAAAAGGACCTGAGTAAGATGAAGAGCCTGCTGAACATTCTCACTGACCCCAACACAAG GTGTCCTCTCAGAACCTTGCAGAAGTGTGAGATAGCACTGGAGAAACTGAAGAATGATATGGCTGTG CCGACGCCACCCCCTCCACCTGTGCCCTGCACCAAGCAGCAGTACCTGTGCCAGCCCCTCTTGGATGCCGTCATGGCAAACATCCGTTCGCCTGTCTTCAACCATTCCCTGTACCGTACCTTCGCCCCAGCCATGACAGCCATCCACGGGCCGCCCATCAT GGGCCCCATCATCGCGGCCCGGAAGAGGAAACACGAGGAGGATGACCGTCAGACCATCCCCAACATCCTGCAGGGGGAGGTGGCCCGTCTTAATGCCAAGTTCCTGGTCAACCTGGACCCTTCGTTCTGCAGTAACAACGGCACTGTGCACCTCATCTGTAAACTAG ATGATAAGAACCTGCCAAGTGTGCCGCCTCTCCAGCTCAGCATCCCAGCAGACTACCCAGACCAGAGCCCTCAGTGGGCAGACGACGGGCAAGTGTATG GTGCTAACCCCTTCCTACAAAATGTTCACAGAAATATGACCTCCAAGCTCCTACAGCTCCCAGACAAGCACTCAGTGACTGCACTTCTCAATACTTGGGCCCAGAGTGTCAGACAAGCCTGTCTTTCAGCAGCATAG
- the LOC112230944 gene encoding mediator of RNA polymerase II transcription subunit 15 isoform X6, which yields MCVCFVLILPVVGGPGQMQMQQIAQQQQSIQFQQFQAQQQQTAMQQQQQTAMQQQQTAMQQQTAIQQQQFQVQQQLKLQQLQQQHHQNQQLQQQHQNQQQQQAQNQQQQNQMHPSRLQQQQQIVQLQLQQQHAQAQAQAQAQAQAQAQAQAQAQSIQHMVQQQQQVQAQSQPQAAQLPPHSQQQQGMVPQSLAGQMTTQHVPISSLSQQQQQLKIQALQARAIQQQQVQQAQQAAQQAQQAAAQAQLAAAVPGQMMMPRLGMQIPPRLPRAAPNPAIPPNSATMGGQQMPQVQQHQMMSSPSPVQVQTPQSMPPPPQPQPSPQPPSSQPNSVSSSGPTPSPGGFQPSPSPQPSHSPATARTPQNYSVPSPGPLNTPGNPSSVMSPSGANQQEDQQYMEKLKQLSKYIEPLRRMINKIDKNEDRKKDLSKMKSLLNILTDPNTRCPLRTLQKCEIALEKLKNDMAVPTPPPPPVPCTKQQYLCQPLLDAVMANIRSPVFNHSLYRTFAPAMTAIHGPPIMGPIIAARKRKHEEDDRQTIPNILQGEVARLNAKFLVNLDPSFCSNNGTVHLICKLDDKNLPSVPPLQLSIPADYPDQSPQWADDGQVYGANPFLQNVHRNMTSKLLQLPDKHSVTALLNTWAQSVRQACLSAA from the exons ATGTGTGTCTGTTTTGTCCTCATCCTCCCTGTAGTAGGAGGTCCAGGGCAGATGCAGATGCAGCAGATTGCCCAGCAGCAGCAGTCCATTCAGTTCCAGCAGTTCCAGGCACAGCAGCAACAGACAGCCATGCAACAACAGCAACAGACGGCcatgcagcagcagcagacagctATGCAACAACAGACAGCCATACAGCAGCAGCAGTTTCAGGTCCAGCAGCAGCTGAAGCTGCAACAGTTACAGCAGCAACACCATCAGAATCAACAGCTCCAACAGCAGCACCaaaaccagcagcagcagcaggcccaaAACCAGCAACAACAGAACCAG ATGCACCCATCAAGGCTCCAGCAACAACAGCAGATAGTTCAGTTACAACTCCAACAGCAGCATGCCCAGGCCCAGGCACAAGCTCAAGCCCAGGCCCAAGCCCAGGCCCAAGCACAAGCCCAGGCGCAGTCCATTCAGCACATggtccagcagcagcagcaggttcaggcccagtctcagccccaggcGGCCCAGCTACCCCCCCActcccagcagcagcagggcATGGTGCCCCAGTCTCTCGCTGGACAGATGACCACACAGCACGTGCCCATCAGCTCGCTcagtcagcagcagcaacagctcaAGATCCAAGCATTGCAG GCTAGAGCGATACAGCAGCAGCAAGTCCAGCAGGCTCAGCAGGCAGCGCAGCAAGCCCAACAGGCGGCAGCCCAGGCCCAGCTAGCTGCAGCAGTACCTGGACAG ATGATGATGCCCCGCCTTGGGATGCAAATTCCACCCCGGTTGCCCCGCGCTGCCCCGAACCCCGCCATACCTCCAAACTCTGCTACCATGGGAGGACAGCAAATGCCACAG GTTCAGCAGCACCAGATGATGTCATCGCCCTCGCCGGTACAGGTGCAGACCCCCCAGTCCatgcccccccctccccagccACAGCCATCCCCACAGCCCCCGTCCTCCCAGCCCAACTCAGTCAG CAGTTCTGGTCCCACACCGTCGCCAGGTGGCTTCCAGCCTAGCCCATCCCCCCAGCCCTCGCATAGCCCAGCCACCGCACGCACCCCCCAGAACTATAGCGTCCCCTCCCCAGGACCCCTCAACACCCCAG GGAACCCCAGTTCAGTGATGAGTCCATCCGGGGCCAATCAGCAGGAGGACCAGCAGTACATGGAGAAACTCAAACAGCTGTCAAAATACATCGAGCCGCTGCGCAGGATGATCAACAAGATAGACAAAAATGAAG ATAGGAAAAAGGACCTGAGTAAGATGAAGAGCCTGCTGAACATTCTCACTGACCCCAACACAAG GTGTCCTCTCAGAACCTTGCAGAAGTGTGAGATAGCACTGGAGAAACTGAAGAATGATATGGCTGTG CCGACGCCACCCCCTCCACCTGTGCCCTGCACCAAGCAGCAGTACCTGTGCCAGCCCCTCTTGGATGCCGTCATGGCAAACATCCGTTCGCCTGTCTTCAACCATTCCCTGTACCGTACCTTCGCCCCAGCCATGACAGCCATCCACGGGCCGCCCATCAT GGGCCCCATCATCGCGGCCCGGAAGAGGAAACACGAGGAGGATGACCGTCAGACCATCCCCAACATCCTGCAGGGGGAGGTGGCCCGTCTTAATGCCAAGTTCCTGGTCAACCTGGACCCTTCGTTCTGCAGTAACAACGGCACTGTGCACCTCATCTGTAAACTAG ATGATAAGAACCTGCCAAGTGTGCCGCCTCTCCAGCTCAGCATCCCAGCAGACTACCCAGACCAGAGCCCTCAGTGGGCAGACGACGGGCAAGTGTATG GTGCTAACCCCTTCCTACAAAATGTTCACAGAAATATGACCTCCAAGCTCCTACAGCTCCCAGACAAGCACTCAGTGACTGCACTTCTCAATACTTGGGCCCAGAGTGTCAGACAAGCCTGTCTTTCAGCAGCATAG
- the LOC112230944 gene encoding mediator of RNA polymerase II transcription subunit 15 isoform X3, which yields MFSIYAFWCCIHSKPTFAACLKTMSAMEVPGPESDWRSPAFRQKVVAQIEEAMRKAGTAHTKSSNDMENHVYVKAKSREEYLSLVARLIIHFRDIHKKAQGGGLDPMNALTNLTGVPGVPGGIAMGPRPPGAPMGGMGTMGQMQMGQHAMAGVAGNPQARGPGQMQMQQIAQQQQSIQFQQFQAQQQQTAMQQQQQTAMQQQQTAMQQQTAIQQQQFQVQQQLKLQQLQQQHHQNQQLQQQHQNQQQQQAQNQQQQNQMHPSRLQQQQQIVQLQLQQQHAQAQAQAQAQAQAQAQAQAQAQSIQHMVQQQQQVQAQSQPQAAQLPPHSQQQQGMVPQSLAGQMTTQHVPISSLSQQQQQLKIQALQARAIQQQQVQQAQQAAQQAQQAAAQAQLAAAVPGQMMMPRLGMQIPPRLPRAAPNPAIPPNSATMGGQQMPQVQQHQMMSSPSPVQVQTPQSMPPPPQPQPSPQPPSSQPNSVSSSGPTPSPGGFQPSPSPQPSHSPATARTPQNYSVPSPGPLNTPGNPSSVMSPSGANQQEDQQYMEKLKQLSKYIEPLRRMINKIDKNEDRKKDLSKMKSLLNILTDPNTRCPLRTLQKCEIALEKLKNDMAVPTPPPPPVPCTKQQYLCQPLLDAVMANIRSPVFNHSLYRTFAPAMTAIHGPPIMGPIIAARKRKHEEDDRQTIPNILQGEVARLNAKFLVNLDPSFCSNNGTVHLICKLDDKNLPSVPPLQLSIPADYPDQSPQWADDGQVYGANPFLQNVHRNMTSKLLQLPDKHSVTALLNTWAQSVRQACLSAA from the exons ATGTTTTCTATTTATGCTTTTTGGTGCTGCATTCATTCAAAGCCTACATTTGCGGCTTGTCTGAAAACCATGTCTGCAATGGAGGTCCCAGGACCAGAAAGCGATTGGAGAAGCCCTGCATTCCGACAGAAAGTTGTTGCACAAAT TGAAGAGGCGATGAGAAAGGCTGGGACTGCACACACGAAGTCCAGCAATGATATGGAGAATCATGTTTATGTCAAAGCCAAATCTAGA GAAGAATACTTGTCCCTGGTAGCAAGGTTGATCATTCACTTCAGAGACATTC ATAAAAAGGCACAAGGAGGAGGTCTGG ATCCCATGAATGCCCTAACAAATCTCACAGGGGTTCCAGGGGTTCCAGGGGGCATCGCCATGGGGCCTAGGCCACCTGGTGCACCCATGGGTGGCATGGGGACCATGGGGCAGATGCAAATGGGTCAGCATGCAATGGCAGGTGTGGCTGGAAATCCTCAAGCGA GAGGTCCAGGGCAGATGCAGATGCAGCAGATTGCCCAGCAGCAGCAGTCCATTCAGTTCCAGCAGTTCCAGGCACAGCAGCAACAGACAGCCATGCAACAACAGCAACAGACGGCcatgcagcagcagcagacagctATGCAACAACAGACAGCCATACAGCAGCAGCAGTTTCAGGTCCAGCAGCAGCTGAAGCTGCAACAGTTACAGCAGCAACACCATCAGAATCAACAGCTCCAACAGCAGCACCaaaaccagcagcagcagcaggcccaaAACCAGCAACAACAGAACCAG ATGCACCCATCAAGGCTCCAGCAACAACAGCAGATAGTTCAGTTACAACTCCAACAGCAGCATGCCCAGGCCCAGGCACAAGCTCAAGCCCAGGCCCAAGCCCAGGCCCAAGCACAAGCCCAGGCGCAGTCCATTCAGCACATggtccagcagcagcagcaggttcaggcccagtctcagccccaggcGGCCCAGCTACCCCCCCActcccagcagcagcagggcATGGTGCCCCAGTCTCTCGCTGGACAGATGACCACACAGCACGTGCCCATCAGCTCGCTcagtcagcagcagcaacagctcaAGATCCAAGCATTGCAG GCTAGAGCGATACAGCAGCAGCAAGTCCAGCAGGCTCAGCAGGCAGCGCAGCAAGCCCAACAGGCGGCAGCCCAGGCCCAGCTAGCTGCAGCAGTACCTGGACAG ATGATGATGCCCCGCCTTGGGATGCAAATTCCACCCCGGTTGCCCCGCGCTGCCCCGAACCCCGCCATACCTCCAAACTCTGCTACCATGGGAGGACAGCAAATGCCACAG GTTCAGCAGCACCAGATGATGTCATCGCCCTCGCCGGTACAGGTGCAGACCCCCCAGTCCatgcccccccctccccagccACAGCCATCCCCACAGCCCCCGTCCTCCCAGCCCAACTCAGTCAG CAGTTCTGGTCCCACACCGTCGCCAGGTGGCTTCCAGCCTAGCCCATCCCCCCAGCCCTCGCATAGCCCAGCCACCGCACGCACCCCCCAGAACTATAGCGTCCCCTCCCCAGGACCCCTCAACACCCCAG GGAACCCCAGTTCAGTGATGAGTCCATCCGGGGCCAATCAGCAGGAGGACCAGCAGTACATGGAGAAACTCAAACAGCTGTCAAAATACATCGAGCCGCTGCGCAGGATGATCAACAAGATAGACAAAAATGAAG ATAGGAAAAAGGACCTGAGTAAGATGAAGAGCCTGCTGAACATTCTCACTGACCCCAACACAAG GTGTCCTCTCAGAACCTTGCAGAAGTGTGAGATAGCACTGGAGAAACTGAAGAATGATATGGCTGTG CCGACGCCACCCCCTCCACCTGTGCCCTGCACCAAGCAGCAGTACCTGTGCCAGCCCCTCTTGGATGCCGTCATGGCAAACATCCGTTCGCCTGTCTTCAACCATTCCCTGTACCGTACCTTCGCCCCAGCCATGACAGCCATCCACGGGCCGCCCATCAT GGGCCCCATCATCGCGGCCCGGAAGAGGAAACACGAGGAGGATGACCGTCAGACCATCCCCAACATCCTGCAGGGGGAGGTGGCCCGTCTTAATGCCAAGTTCCTGGTCAACCTGGACCCTTCGTTCTGCAGTAACAACGGCACTGTGCACCTCATCTGTAAACTAG ATGATAAGAACCTGCCAAGTGTGCCGCCTCTCCAGCTCAGCATCCCAGCAGACTACCCAGACCAGAGCCCTCAGTGGGCAGACGACGGGCAAGTGTATG GTGCTAACCCCTTCCTACAAAATGTTCACAGAAATATGACCTCCAAGCTCCTACAGCTCCCAGACAAGCACTCAGTGACTGCACTTCTCAATACTTGGGCCCAGAGTGTCAGACAAGCCTGTCTTTCAGCAGCATAG